GTCTCCTTCCAGTCTGAACACTCATAAGAATCTCGTGGTTTTTCGTCATGCTCGAGTTGTCTAAAAATAATTCGACCTTCATATTCTACTTGCGACATAGAAAAGTCAGTTTTTCCCATATCTTTTAATAAACTTTTCAGAACTCTATTGTTGTCCCTTACTTGTAGTGTGTGTTCTTGTGTTTCTTCTAAGTCTTGCTTCAGATGTCTATTTTCTTGTTTTAAATTAATCTGATTGTCACGACCTTCTAATTGGAAGGTGTGTTTCTCTATTTTTTCAGTTAAATTTTTGACCTTTTTATTTAGGTTATAATTAGTTTTTTTAGTAATTCAGCTTCTTTTTGAACCCACCCATAAACTCTTTTAAATGAGTTAAATTTTTGGTATCAACAATCGTTTTCCTAAAATGTTTTTTCAAATTGATTGGTTTAAATGAGTCCATTGATCTTGAACGTCGTACACGTTTTGAGTCGAGACACCTATATTTTTTAACTTCTTTTATTTTTTTATTGATATGCTCTTTTCTTTGAGATAGCTCTGTTTCTTTTTCAGCGATTTCTTTTGCCATTTTTTTGATGATTTTAACGTCATCAATGCCAATTGTTTGATTGTTTAAAATTCCTTCCTGGTAAATGTGAGGAATTTGTTGTTTGAGATACTTATCCAGGTCTTGATGAAAAGAAGATAGTTCTTTCCTAGTTAAGACCTCTTTGGCAGAGACTTTCTCACGTTGCTTTTTTTCATCAAAAACAACAGGAATAAAGGCATAATGCAAGAGGTGTCGTTTCATCATGATGAACGGTTGCTGATAATACATTTTGACTACCGTATCGTTCATTCAGAAAATCAACTGTCGCTTTAAAAAACTCTTTTTGAGTACTCATTGTCTCTTGTTCAAGTGATTTAGGAAGTGTCACAATCCAGTCAGCATAACTTTAACGTCAGCACGATTAAAGCAATAGACTTCTAACCTATTTTTTAACCGTTGATTCATATCGCCTTCTTATCACACAAATCATAATTCAAATAAGTTCGTTCTGAATCAATATCAGGTTAGAATGATTGGTTGTTTTTCTTTCAATGTGAATGGACAATCCGTTCACAGAACCTTGAGTAAATTTTTCAACGTGAGCCATGAGAAAACCTCCTAAATAAGTTGAGTTCATCATAGCATGGTTAGAGACCAATTCAATTTGGTATAGCTCGTTATACCAAAATAGATTTTGGCACTCGGTCTGCGACGCATTTCGACTGTTTCCAGTCGAGCTAAAACGTTCAGATAAAATCGCCTTTTAGGCAATTTATGATCTTCTCTTTTTAGCAGCTGTCCAAATTGTTTCCAATTTAGACTCGCTGCTTTTATCTATCAACGGTGGCTAGATTGCCAATGGTTGATAGAGAAAAAAAGAACCTACTAAGGTTCTCTCAAAATCTAAATAGATGTATCTGTAATCATGATTTCATAGCCAACCACTTTTCGCCCTCTTTTTGTGTGGTAACGAAAAATTCGCATGCAATCTTTTCTTCCAATTCTTCGATAGAGCGTGTAATAACTTTTTGAAAAAATTGTCCTGCAGGCATACGAGAATCTTTACCTAAAAACCATG
The window above is part of the Vagococcus martis genome. Proteins encoded here:
- a CDS encoding plasmid recombination protein, translating into MMKRHLLHYAFIPVVFDEKKQREKVSAKEVLTRKELSSFHQDLDKYLKQQIPHIYQEGILNNQTIGIDDVKIIKKMAKEIAEKETELSQRKEHINKKIKEVKKYRCLDSKRVRRSRSMDSFKPINLKKHFRKTIVDTKNLTHLKEFMGGFKKKLNY
- a CDS encoding plasmid recombination protein, encoding MSTQKEFFKATVDFLNERYGSQNVLSATVHHDETTPLALCLYSCCF
- a CDS encoding plasmid recombination protein, translated to MAHVEKFTQGSVNGLSIHIERKTTNHSNLILIQNELI